The DNA region GCTGGGTCAATCCGAATTCCGCCAGCTACTTCGACCCGAGTCATCTGCAATGCGCATCTGAGCACGCCTCGCTCGGCCGCAAGTTGTGGGAACACATAATCGAGATCATGGCCAACACAAATGACCGTAGGCTCGGCCTTTATTAGTCCGCGGCTCGTGTGGGCTCCAGAGTCGTGCAGGCTCGAAAATGCAGTGTTCCAAAAGAATTTGACGCCTTGTTCGGCAAGCCAGGCAGCAAGTGAACTCACCGCTTCGCGCGGATCTACGCCTAAATCATCGCGCAACCACGCGCCACCCAGAATCTCCGCTTGACCGCCGTTAAGTGCCGCACGTACCTCCTGCGCAGTACGCAATTGAATCTGACCCAGCGGACGACTCTGAGCAAGTTGCTCCAGCAGATCCATTTCGGTCTGCGAGCGCGCAACAGCAAGTGCTCCCGATTCCGTGGAGAAAAAGCCAGCATTTTCGCTGGCCGCCAACCAGCGTGGCCGACCAGATTGCGCTAGCTCGAGCAGCTCGCCCGTTTGAGCAGTGATGCAGCAGTGGCCAAAGTTGCGAATCGAAGCACCAACAGCTCGGTGGTCACGATCAATTACGACGACGCGCAATCCTCGCTGATGCGCTTCGAAGGCGTGAGCCAAGCCAATGATGCCCGCTCCAACGACGAGCAGATCGGCCTCGGCAAGAAAAGTATCCATACTTCCACTGTGCCGTCAGCACTTCAACCACTCAAGTCAAAAACAAACTTGTATAGACATGTTTTCCCAATGTTCACTTTTCTCGTCCATATTGTCGACAAAAGCCACGCATCAAGTGGATATGCTGAGAATATGACCACTCCCCTGCACCTGAAGCTCAGCGCGGAATTCAGGCAGCGAATCCACTCTGGCGCCTGGCCGCAAGGTTCACTTGTACCTTCTGAAGCTCAGTTGTGCGCTGAATTCGACGTGTCCAGAGGACCCGTTCGGCAAGCCTTGGCCGCGCTCCGACAAGAAGGCAGCATCACCGGTGGACGGGGCCGCTCCCCTATGGTCCGCGGTGATGTTCCCTCACAGTCATTTGACACGTTCATGTCCTTTACCCAGTGGGCAGAGAACATCAATCGGGTACCCGGTCAGAAAACTTTGGAAATTGCCCGTCGTCCAGCTGGCGAGTACGTTGCCGAACAACTAGAAATTGATGCCGAAGACCCCGTGGTGACCGTACTCCGAGTGCGCTACCTCGACGGAATCCCGACGATGCTGGAACGCTCGCACTATCTCGTCGAG from Renibacterium salmoninarum ATCC 33209 includes:
- a CDS encoding FAD-dependent oxidoreductase codes for the protein MDTFLAEADLLVVGAGIIGLAHAFEAHQRGLRVVVIDRDHRAVGASIRNFGHCCITAQTGELLELAQSGRPRWLAASENAGFFSTESGALAVARSQTEMDLLEQLAQSRPLGQIQLRTAQEVRAALNGGQAEILGGAWLRDDLGVDPREAVSSLAAWLAEQGVKFFWNTAFSSLHDSGAHTSRGLIKAEPTVICVGHDLDYVFPQLAAERGVLRCALQMTRVEVAGGIRIDPAVLTTTSMLRYPAFVAMPAAATLRAELAEADPRLHGDRRQRDVYPASRRHFFGWRFTLSEPNPGTIPGRSGWPNVA
- a CDS encoding GntR family transcriptional regulator; its protein translation is MTTPLHLKLSAEFRQRIHSGAWPQGSLVPSEAQLCAEFDVSRGPVRQALAALRQEGSITGGRGRSPMVRGDVPSQSFDTFMSFTQWAENINRVPGQKTLEIARRPAGEYVAEQLEIDAEDPVVTVLRVRYLDGIPTMLERSHYLVEAGNQLFNFDTDSGSTFRYLRDNGVELNSARHFIDAVAANDEDALHLEISLGAPLLRERRISFSDDGTRLEYGEDRYRPEMTSFMIDNTLANRTPLSRVDNHDHAGAADAAADTGTSGDS